A region from the Papaver somniferum cultivar HN1 unplaced genomic scaffold, ASM357369v1 unplaced-scaffold_125, whole genome shotgun sequence genome encodes:
- the LOC113331507 gene encoding dual specificity protein phosphatase PHS1-like isoform X1 produces MEKEKQHQASSIISRSTPDLYLQQEGDQDDKDLNVAVSSRVLYLLGDITSGPAYRFAQWLDSVRKRSFPHSNRLSGNFESLILSAGEQIAEAKGLQNIEQVLEISLWERLGKATMLDIESSHFSWNTLSSLHRTEHSSSTEQSEDELNKALEVTVNSGGVVFFGLFSSATNDELFQQEAAAVIKISSSRMATQSERLGYEFAKWMGVRTPQARVVHNSSPEWQEIKQAVEKARDAATLVGDDAGELTCSELLEALELSRCLFLMNYIHGSPLLESSSAFDSLEASEKTAASVGRILMLDLVIRNEDRLPCRQLRWRGNPANLLISAKPLSESIDAMDETFGSRIIETLPKERRASSVDGRLSICDSELLSHNSEASVMSPKSTDWNLKEGWNEKDGDFDIIAIDSGVPRRPPAGKRANDHANYPKLVELLLNSAEYSSNLLYDITVGKIGCPAPEEADEHTDLCTADMTTVVNEFRSGFRAALKDLQGFNIFLLRLYQKLDSLLKLFLTIIDKNTARDCDKDDSAVSDPLSHANCVTPVTKERVVNETHGDLDDMELQRTHRRSSTAGLKESPDSASPISRENWHGKYSKDSGDPLRSLRLTSKLRDFNRYAKVDAELHRELEQWNEMLKTDVIKLCQDHNFHTGFFEGSENNSVVDAYELKVRLEHILERIALISESASTEKPSFIAGSLFIGGALAAKSVYTLQHLGITHILCLCSNEIGQSDSQYPNHFEYKNFSIFDNEDANISKLFEEASDFIQMVENSGGKVLVHCFEGKSRSATVVLAYLMLRKNFTLLDAWNTLKRAHRRAQPNDGFAKTLLDLDKKLHGKVSMGWQRKRPKMQVCPVCGKNAGLSSSSLKVHLQKSHRMISSGTVETAMKTHRVISSGSVDSAMTMEIHKVLDTIKLSRGGSVSPTEKQSQSMLDG; encoded by the exons ATGGAAAAAGAGAAACAACATCAAGCTTCTTCAATCATATCTCGATCAACTCCTGATCTTTATCTTCAACAA GAAGGAGATCAGGATGATAAAGATCTTAACGTTGCTGTTAGCTCTCGT GTGTTGTATCTGTTGGGAGATATAACTTCTGGACCGGCGTATCGTTTCGCTCAATGGTTGGATTCTGTTCGGAAAAGGAGTTTTCCCCACTCTAATCGACTTTCAGGAAATTTCGAGAGTCTGATATTAAG TGCAGGGGAACAAATTGCGGAAGCGAAAGGGTTGCAGAATATAGAGCAAGTATTGGAGATAAGTTTATGGGAAAGGCTTGGTAAAGCTACTATGTTAGATATTGAATCCTCTCATTTTTCATGGAATACATTGTCTTCGTTGCATCGTACCGAGCATAGTAGTAGTACGGAACAATCTGAAGATGAATTGAATAAAGCACTAGAGGTTACGGTGAATTCGGGGGGAGTTGTCTTCTTTGGGTTGTTTAGTAGTGCGACGAATGATGAATTATTCCAACAAGAGGCTGCTGCAGTTATCAAGATTTCGTCATCAAGGATGGCCACACAGTCCGAGCGCCTGGGTTATGAATTTGCAAAATGGATGGGAGTTCGAACGCCACAG GCAAGAGTGGTTCATAATTCTAGCCCGGAGTGGCAAGAGATTAAGCAAGCCGTGGAGAAAGCAAGGGATGCAGCAACTTTGGTGGGAGATGATGCTGGTGAACTTACATGTTCAGAGTTGCTGGAGGCTCTTGAACTTAGCAGATGCCTTTTCCTGATGAA TTACATCCATGGATCTCCTCTCCTAGAAAGCTCCAGTGCGTTCGATTCACTGGAAGCTTCTGAAAAGACAGCGGCATCCGTGGGCAGAATCTTGATGTTGGACCTCGTTATTAGGAATGAAGATAGACTACCGTGTCGTCAGCTTAGGTGGCGTGGAAATCCTGCAAATCTCCTAATTTCTGCGAAACCACTCTCTGAAAGCATTGATGCCATGGATGAAACTTTTGGCTCAAGAATAATCGAGACTCTTCCGAAAGAGAGACGGGCTAGCTCAGTTGATGGTAGATTAAGTATTTGTGATTCTGAACTTCTATCTCATAACTCAGAAGCTTCTGTAATGAGTCCTAAATCCACCGACTGGAACTTAAAAGAGGGATGGAATGAGAAAGATGGTGATTTCGACATCATTGCAATAGATTCGGGTGTCCCTCGCCGTCCACCAGCAGGGAAACGTGCAAATGACCACGCAAATTACCCCAAGCTAGTTGAGCTTCTTCTCAATAGTGCCGAGTATTCCTCGAACCTTTTATATGACATCACAGTAGGAAAAATTGGGTGCCCTGCACCTGAAGAGGCTGATGAACACACTGATTTGTGCACAGCAGACATGACCACAGTTGTCAATGAGTTCAGAAGCGGGTTCCGTGCTGCACTCAAGGATTTGCAGggatttaatatttttcttcttagGCTTTATCAGAAACTGGATAGCCTTCTCAAATTGTTTTTGACAATTATCGATAAGAATACAGCAAGGGATTGTGATAAGGATGATTCTGCAGTTTCAGACCCATTATCTCATGCCAATTGTGTAACTCCTGTAACTAAGGAACGTGTAGTAAATGAGACGCATGGTGATTTAGATGACATGGAACTGCAACGAACACACCGCAGATCTTCAACTGCTGGACTCAAAGAAAGCCCAGATTCAGCATCTCCCATCTCACGAGAGAATTGGCATGGTAAATATAGTAAAGATAGTGGGGATCCTCTTCGTAGTCTGCGCCTAACATCAAAACTCCGTGACTTCAACAGATATGCCAAG GTTGATGCTGAACTGCACAGAGAATTGGAGCAGTGGAATGAAATGCTTAAAACAGATGTAATTAAACTATGCCAGGACCATAATTTCCATACAGGGTTTTTCGAAGGGAGTGAAAATAATAGTGTAGTCGATGCTTATGAGTTGAAG GTTAGACTTGAGCACATTCTTGAGAGGATAGCCTTGATATCCGAGTCAGCAAGCACGGAGAAACCATCTTTCATTGCTGGGAGTCTCTTCATTGGTGGAGCTCTAGCCGCTAAATCTGTATACACTCTTCAACATTTGGGCATCACACATATATTATGTTTGTGTTCAAACGAAATCGGCCAGTCTGATTCTCAGTATCCAAACCACTTTGAGTACAAGAATTTCTCG ATATTTGATAACGAGGACGCAAATATCAGCAAACTCTTTGAAGAAGCTTCTGATTTCATTCAAATGGTTGAGAACTCAGGCGGGAAGGTTCTAGTACATTGCTTTGAAGGAAAAAGCAGAAGTGCCACAGTTGTTCTTGCCTACTTGATGCTTAGAAA GAACTTCACTTTATTAGACGCATGGAATACACTGAAAAGGGCACATCGTAGGGCACAACCCAACGATGGGTTTGCGAAAACCCTTCTGGATCTTGACAAGAAACTTCATGGGAAGGTATCGATGGGGTGGCAAAGAAAGAGGCCTAAGATGCAAGTATGCCCTGTGTGTGGGAAGAATGCAGGTCTAAGTAGTAGCTCGTTGAAGGTCCATTTGCAGAAGTCACATAGAATGATCTCATCAGGCACCGTAGAAACTGCCATGAAAACGCATAGAGTGATATCTTCAGGCAGTGTGGACAGCGCCATGACTATGGAAATACATAAAGTGTTGGACACTATCAAGTTGAGCAGAGGCGGAAGTGTAAGTCCAACCGAGAAGCAATCTCAGTCGATGCTTGATGGATAG
- the LOC113331500 gene encoding uncharacterized protein At1g27050-like translates to MVGKREKPYYSRQISSSLAKRLKPAPAPPPFLEPAAAESNDEIQLDEQFNKPTSQNSSMVVVHNLSHDCSVLNLKSRLEIYGSISRIRIDHGVGYVTFRSRDSAEASVIASLDPELGITIDSQQVVVSWSNNHSPSWREGVDKKSPTSRLLRPEIPLRKHGRGNKLNNNSSSSNTTRNPRNAPDLPFKGREIIAYDDLL, encoded by the exons ATGGTCGGGAAGAGAGAAAAACCCTATTATTCTCGTCAAATATCATCTTCACTAGCTAAAAGATTAAAACcagcaccagcaccaccacctttTTTAGAACCAGCTGCTGCCGAGAGTAATGATGAAATACAATTAGATGAACAATTTAACAAACCCACATCTCAGAATTCATCAATGGTTGTTGTACACAACTTATCTCACGATTGTTCTGTTCTAAATCTCAAATCTCGACTTGAAATCTACGGTTCGATTTCAAGGATTCGTATTGATCATGGTGTTGGTTACGTTACGTTTCGGTCTAGAGATTCTGCTGAAGCTTCTGTTATTGCTTCTTTGGATCCTGAATTGGGTATCACTATTGATTCTCAACAG GTCGTGGTATCTTGGTCAAACAATCATTCTCCTAGTTGGAGGGAAGGAGTTGACAAGAAATCTCCTACATCCAGGTTGCTGCGTCCTGAAATACCTCTTAGAAAACATGGTAGAGGTAATAAGCTAAATAATAATAGTAGTAGTAGTAATACTACAAGAAATCCTAGAAATGCACCAGACTTGCCTTTCAAAGGACGAGAGATCATTGCTTATGACGATCTACTTTGA
- the LOC113331577 gene encoding uncharacterized protein LOC113331577 isoform X1 — translation MTGRLNLCTFFYKLRRPLSPYQTIPIVFSSNTDSSDYLISDQEYIRDGFSFDYLPENAQEQRCVLGPCRFFLGYRRCVLSASNGLLPFRYCNNGDEFCYLIWNPLTRKWRELYVSAYGNDEHESHVLVCESSSSTWNTNPVGFKVVCIPEIKLPAKKFYLRIFSSGTGKWKNHKVLCSDKITMLYEDTKKVVSDQSERLYWIIETNKIIAYDIKNRVGGCGECMLIDLPKNEEEDDYGSPSAAPSCLTVSEGCIFYIRIESKQMNVSIWLLEEENDDSSEQWSWKVVQKINVNEMLAGSDWNNTRITNLKPLGFSPLDRNVVFLQSDEYIFQYNILTRRSQLLSISSHLRGPISSYEFEVLPFLATSKPTIIPVIRRA, via the coding sequence ATGACCGGGAGATTAAATCTATGCACTTTCTTTTATAAACTTCGTCGACCTCTTAGTCCTTACCAAACAATTCCGATCGTATTTTCTTCAAATACGGATTCTTCTGATTATCTCATATCTGATCAAGAGTATATCCGTGATGGGTTTTCTTTTGATTACCTTCCAGAAAATGCACAAGAACAACGATGTGTTTTAGGTCCTTGCCGATTCTTTTTAGGTTATAGAAGATGTGTTTTAAGTGCTAGCAATGGTTTGCTTCCCTTTCGTTATTGTAACAATGGAGATGAATTCTGCTATTTGATTTGGAATCCACTCACCAGAAAATGGCGTGAACTGTACGTTTCAGCATATGGAAATGATGAGCATGAATCTCATGTTTTGGTATGTGAATCGTCATCATCCACCTGGAACACTAATCCTGTTGGTTTCAAGGTGGTTTGTATACCAGAAATAAAATTACCTGCAAAGAAATTCTATTTAAGAATATTTTCTTCTGGTACAGGTAAATGGAAAAATCATAAGGTTTTGTGCTCAGATAAAATCACTATGTTGTACGAAGACACGAAGAAAGTAGTTAGTGATCAAAGTGAACGCTTGTACTGGATTATAGAAACAAATAAGATTATAGCTTATGATATCAAGAACAGGGTAGGGGGTTGTGGTGAGTGTATGCTGATTGATTTGCCcaagaacgaagaagaagatgactacGGATCACCCAGCGCTGCTCCGTCATGTCTTACTGTGTCAGAAGGGTGTATCTTTTACATTAGAATAGAAAGCAAGCAGATGAATGTTAGTATTTGGCTGCTAGAGGAGGAAAATGATGACTCCAGTGAACAATGGTCTTGGAAAGTAGTTCAAAAGATTAACGTAAATGAAATGTTAGCAGGTTCTGACTGGAACAACACCAGGATAACGAACTTGAAACCTTTAGGTTTTAGTCCGTTGGATAGGAACGTTGTTTTCTTGCAGAGTGACGAATACATTTTTCAGTACAACATATTAACTAGAAGATCACAATTGCTCTCAATTAGTTCTCATTTACGTGGTCCTATATCATCTTATGAATTTGAGGTGTTGCCATTTCTTGCAACGTCGAAGCCGACAATAATTCCAGTGATAAGAAGAGCATAG
- the LOC113331577 gene encoding nucleolin 1-like isoform X3, translating into MFNSNSYVCLILQPTTPSAPQVQSTEASKTVTVRNIPFSIHKSDLIEFYKQAGEVVYACYDKLHSGSCHIEYKGSCHIEFATEEAAKKALKLDGQNLCNWEIVVGRYGTRTTGASKTLIAKHYHCSLLNLMWSSSLNGLGKLLMCVSLHLIMENSVDIAILSLQLKKVWRRKLS; encoded by the exons ATGTTCAATTCTAACTCATATGTATGCCTTATTTTGCAGCCAACGACCCCTTCTGCACCTCAAGTGCAAAGCACTGAAGCGTCTAAAACAGTTACTGTCAGGAACATACCATTTTCTATCCATAAGTCTGATCT AATCGAGTTCTATAAACAGGCTGGCGAAGTTGTTTATGCGTGCTATGATAAACTACACAGCGGAAGCTGCCATATTGAGTACAAGGGAAGCTGCCATATTGAGTTTGCAACTGAAGAAGCTGCAAAGAAG GCATTGAAGTTGGATGGCCAAAACTTGTGTAACTGGGAAATTGTAGTTGGCCGATATGGAACCAGAACCACTGGAGCATCAAAAACACTTATTGCCAAGCACTATCATTGTTCATTACTAAATCTGATGT GGTCAAGTTCTTTAAACGGGCTGGGGAAATTATTGATGTGCGTTTCTCTTCACTTGATAATGGAAAATTCAGTGGACATTGCCATATTGAGTTTGCAACTGAAGAAGGTGTGGAGAAG GAAGCTGAGTTGA
- the LOC113331577 gene encoding uncharacterized protein LOC113331577 isoform X2 — MIIFQMMIRRRKSMSLIISQKISENAQEQRCVLGPCRFFLGYRRCVLSASNGLLPFRYCNNGDEFCYLIWNPLTRKWRELYVSAYGNDEHESHVLVCESSSSTWNTNPVGFKVVCIPEIKLPAKKFYLRIFSSGTGKWKNHKVLCSDKITMLYEDTKKVVSDQSERLYWIIETNKIIAYDIKNRVGGCGECMLIDLPKNEEEDDYGSPSAAPSCLTVSEGCIFYIRIESKQMNVSIWLLEEENDDSSEQWSWKVVQKINVNEMLAGSDWNNTRITNLKPLGFSPLDRNVVFLQSDEYIFQYNILTRRSQLLSISSHLRGPISSYEFEVLPFLATSKPTIIPVIRRA; from the exons ATGATTATATTTCAGATGATGATACGAAGGAGAAAATCAATGTCATTGATTATCTCTCAGAAGATATCTG AAAATGCACAAGAACAACGATGTGTTTTAGGTCCTTGCCGATTCTTTTTAGGTTATAGAAGATGTGTTTTAAGTGCTAGCAATGGTTTGCTTCCCTTTCGTTATTGTAACAATGGAGATGAATTCTGCTATTTGATTTGGAATCCACTCACCAGAAAATGGCGTGAACTGTACGTTTCAGCATATGGAAATGATGAGCATGAATCTCATGTTTTGGTATGTGAATCGTCATCATCCACCTGGAACACTAATCCTGTTGGTTTCAAGGTGGTTTGTATACCAGAAATAAAATTACCTGCAAAGAAATTCTATTTAAGAATATTTTCTTCTGGTACAGGTAAATGGAAAAATCATAAGGTTTTGTGCTCAGATAAAATCACTATGTTGTACGAAGACACGAAGAAAGTAGTTAGTGATCAAAGTGAACGCTTGTACTGGATTATAGAAACAAATAAGATTATAGCTTATGATATCAAGAACAGGGTAGGGGGTTGTGGTGAGTGTATGCTGATTGATTTGCCcaagaacgaagaagaagatgactacGGATCACCCAGCGCTGCTCCGTCATGTCTTACTGTGTCAGAAGGGTGTATCTTTTACATTAGAATAGAAAGCAAGCAGATGAATGTTAGTATTTGGCTGCTAGAGGAGGAAAATGATGACTCCAGTGAACAATGGTCTTGGAAAGTAGTTCAAAAGATTAACGTAAATGAAATGTTAGCAGGTTCTGACTGGAACAACACCAGGATAACGAACTTGAAACCTTTAGGTTTTAGTCCGTTGGATAGGAACGTTGTTTTCTTGCAGAGTGACGAATACATTTTTCAGTACAACATATTAACTAGAAGATCACAATTGCTCTCAATTAGTTCTCATTTACGTGGTCCTATATCATCTTATGAATTTGAGGTGTTGCCATTTCTTGCAACGTCGAAGCCGACAATAATTCCAGTGATAAGAAGAGCATAG
- the LOC113331507 gene encoding dual specificity protein phosphatase PHS1-like isoform X2, with the protein MLDIESSHFSWNTLSSLHRTEHSSSTEQSEDELNKALEVTVNSGGVVFFGLFSSATNDELFQQEAAAVIKISSSRMATQSERLGYEFAKWMGVRTPQARVVHNSSPEWQEIKQAVEKARDAATLVGDDAGELTCSELLEALELSRCLFLMNYIHGSPLLESSSAFDSLEASEKTAASVGRILMLDLVIRNEDRLPCRQLRWRGNPANLLISAKPLSESIDAMDETFGSRIIETLPKERRASSVDGRLSICDSELLSHNSEASVMSPKSTDWNLKEGWNEKDGDFDIIAIDSGVPRRPPAGKRANDHANYPKLVELLLNSAEYSSNLLYDITVGKIGCPAPEEADEHTDLCTADMTTVVNEFRSGFRAALKDLQGFNIFLLRLYQKLDSLLKLFLTIIDKNTARDCDKDDSAVSDPLSHANCVTPVTKERVVNETHGDLDDMELQRTHRRSSTAGLKESPDSASPISRENWHGKYSKDSGDPLRSLRLTSKLRDFNRYAKVDAELHRELEQWNEMLKTDVIKLCQDHNFHTGFFEGSENNSVVDAYELKVRLEHILERIALISESASTEKPSFIAGSLFIGGALAAKSVYTLQHLGITHILCLCSNEIGQSDSQYPNHFEYKNFSIFDNEDANISKLFEEASDFIQMVENSGGKVLVHCFEGKSRSATVVLAYLMLRKNFTLLDAWNTLKRAHRRAQPNDGFAKTLLDLDKKLHGKVSMGWQRKRPKMQVCPVCGKNAGLSSSSLKVHLQKSHRMISSGTVETAMKTHRVISSGSVDSAMTMEIHKVLDTIKLSRGGSVSPTEKQSQSMLDG; encoded by the exons ATGTTAGATATTGAATCCTCTCATTTTTCATGGAATACATTGTCTTCGTTGCATCGTACCGAGCATAGTAGTAGTACGGAACAATCTGAAGATGAATTGAATAAAGCACTAGAGGTTACGGTGAATTCGGGGGGAGTTGTCTTCTTTGGGTTGTTTAGTAGTGCGACGAATGATGAATTATTCCAACAAGAGGCTGCTGCAGTTATCAAGATTTCGTCATCAAGGATGGCCACACAGTCCGAGCGCCTGGGTTATGAATTTGCAAAATGGATGGGAGTTCGAACGCCACAG GCAAGAGTGGTTCATAATTCTAGCCCGGAGTGGCAAGAGATTAAGCAAGCCGTGGAGAAAGCAAGGGATGCAGCAACTTTGGTGGGAGATGATGCTGGTGAACTTACATGTTCAGAGTTGCTGGAGGCTCTTGAACTTAGCAGATGCCTTTTCCTGATGAA TTACATCCATGGATCTCCTCTCCTAGAAAGCTCCAGTGCGTTCGATTCACTGGAAGCTTCTGAAAAGACAGCGGCATCCGTGGGCAGAATCTTGATGTTGGACCTCGTTATTAGGAATGAAGATAGACTACCGTGTCGTCAGCTTAGGTGGCGTGGAAATCCTGCAAATCTCCTAATTTCTGCGAAACCACTCTCTGAAAGCATTGATGCCATGGATGAAACTTTTGGCTCAAGAATAATCGAGACTCTTCCGAAAGAGAGACGGGCTAGCTCAGTTGATGGTAGATTAAGTATTTGTGATTCTGAACTTCTATCTCATAACTCAGAAGCTTCTGTAATGAGTCCTAAATCCACCGACTGGAACTTAAAAGAGGGATGGAATGAGAAAGATGGTGATTTCGACATCATTGCAATAGATTCGGGTGTCCCTCGCCGTCCACCAGCAGGGAAACGTGCAAATGACCACGCAAATTACCCCAAGCTAGTTGAGCTTCTTCTCAATAGTGCCGAGTATTCCTCGAACCTTTTATATGACATCACAGTAGGAAAAATTGGGTGCCCTGCACCTGAAGAGGCTGATGAACACACTGATTTGTGCACAGCAGACATGACCACAGTTGTCAATGAGTTCAGAAGCGGGTTCCGTGCTGCACTCAAGGATTTGCAGggatttaatatttttcttcttagGCTTTATCAGAAACTGGATAGCCTTCTCAAATTGTTTTTGACAATTATCGATAAGAATACAGCAAGGGATTGTGATAAGGATGATTCTGCAGTTTCAGACCCATTATCTCATGCCAATTGTGTAACTCCTGTAACTAAGGAACGTGTAGTAAATGAGACGCATGGTGATTTAGATGACATGGAACTGCAACGAACACACCGCAGATCTTCAACTGCTGGACTCAAAGAAAGCCCAGATTCAGCATCTCCCATCTCACGAGAGAATTGGCATGGTAAATATAGTAAAGATAGTGGGGATCCTCTTCGTAGTCTGCGCCTAACATCAAAACTCCGTGACTTCAACAGATATGCCAAG GTTGATGCTGAACTGCACAGAGAATTGGAGCAGTGGAATGAAATGCTTAAAACAGATGTAATTAAACTATGCCAGGACCATAATTTCCATACAGGGTTTTTCGAAGGGAGTGAAAATAATAGTGTAGTCGATGCTTATGAGTTGAAG GTTAGACTTGAGCACATTCTTGAGAGGATAGCCTTGATATCCGAGTCAGCAAGCACGGAGAAACCATCTTTCATTGCTGGGAGTCTCTTCATTGGTGGAGCTCTAGCCGCTAAATCTGTATACACTCTTCAACATTTGGGCATCACACATATATTATGTTTGTGTTCAAACGAAATCGGCCAGTCTGATTCTCAGTATCCAAACCACTTTGAGTACAAGAATTTCTCG ATATTTGATAACGAGGACGCAAATATCAGCAAACTCTTTGAAGAAGCTTCTGATTTCATTCAAATGGTTGAGAACTCAGGCGGGAAGGTTCTAGTACATTGCTTTGAAGGAAAAAGCAGAAGTGCCACAGTTGTTCTTGCCTACTTGATGCTTAGAAA GAACTTCACTTTATTAGACGCATGGAATACACTGAAAAGGGCACATCGTAGGGCACAACCCAACGATGGGTTTGCGAAAACCCTTCTGGATCTTGACAAGAAACTTCATGGGAAGGTATCGATGGGGTGGCAAAGAAAGAGGCCTAAGATGCAAGTATGCCCTGTGTGTGGGAAGAATGCAGGTCTAAGTAGTAGCTCGTTGAAGGTCCATTTGCAGAAGTCACATAGAATGATCTCATCAGGCACCGTAGAAACTGCCATGAAAACGCATAGAGTGATATCTTCAGGCAGTGTGGACAGCGCCATGACTATGGAAATACATAAAGTGTTGGACACTATCAAGTTGAGCAGAGGCGGAAGTGTAAGTCCAACCGAGAAGCAATCTCAGTCGATGCTTGATGGATAG